Sequence from the Bacillota bacterium genome:
TTCCTGCACCATTTCTTTAACGTCAAGGCTCATCGGGCAGTTTTTTGTGCACAGTCCGCAGCCAGAGCATTTGTCAGGCGTTGCCTTCAGCCGGAGAGATGGAATTCTAAGACGGTTTTTGATCTTTGTGCCCAGTATCATAAAGGGCGCCATCCAGCAGAGCGTGTGGCACATGCCCCTTCTTCCGACGAGAAGCGAAACGATTATAATAAGTCCTACGACAAAAAAGTAGTTAATGTAGCCAACTACCCCTGCCGCCGATATGCCGTGGTCGGTGAAATAGAAAAAGTCTACCCCTTTGACGCCGCCCGCCTTGACAAAACCAAGGACTATTGCGAGCAGCCACGGAAACCAGATCAGATATTTTATCCAGTTCACTTTTTTGCTCACTTTTTTATTTACGGCTTCCGAGCATCCGTCCTGCAGGCATCCGGCGGGGCAGATCCATCCACAGAATGCCCTTCCGAAAATCAGCGATGTTATGAACTGGACTGCGAATATTATGAGGCTTCCCGATATTATACCGGAAAAACCGCCGCTTAGAATAAGGTAGGGGGACAGGTAGTAAAATGTGGCTGGAAAAAGCAAAAACGAGATCAATAGCAGAAATTTACGAATTTTCTGGCGTTTCATTATCAGCATCCCTTTCATTATTTATAATATTTTTTTGGATAAACAAGAGCGCTTCCGAAGCCCAATCGAGATAGGCTTTATATATGTGTTCGCCGAACAGCACGGTGAGGTAATAATAAAGGTGATCTTTGTTTTCACCAAATACACGCTCAAGGTTTGATTTGAACATGCTTATCATTTTGTAATCTACCTCGTGCTGTTTTTGAAAGGCTTCTATCCGTCTTATGTTGTCCTCCGGATTGCTGAGGCTTCCGAAGAACAATTTCAACAGGATTTCGTATCTTATATATTCTTTTTCAAGCGGAAGGGACATCCACTGTGTGAGCTTTTGCCTTCCGGCGTCGGTGATAGAATATACGATTCGGTCGGGACCTTTTTCTGACTGCACAGTCGCCCCTTTTATTGAGCCTTCTTTCTCGAGGACTTTTAATGTCGGATAAAGCTGTCCATACCCAACGTCCCAAAACTGCGAAATCATTACGTCGATTTTTTTCTTAAGGTCATATCCGCTTGAGTCTTCATGCGCCAGAAGCCCAAGTATGATATAAGCTGTGGTATTCTTTTGCGGCATTAATCTCCCTCCTGTCTATATACACTATATCATCTTGATATAGTGATGTCAATAGAATTGTATAAAAAAAGGCTTTGAGAAAACTCAAAGCCTTTTTATGGATTAATTTTGAGAGATGTTTTTCTTAAATGCGGAGCCCCAGGCGACCATTGCGTCTAGGACAGGTTTTAAGCTATAGCCGGTTTCCGTCAATGTATATTCGACCTTCGGCGGCACCTCCGCATAAACTTTACGTGTCAAAAGCCCGTTTTCTTCCATGTCCCGCAGGTTTGACGTCAAAACTTTCTGCGTTATGCTGCCGATCGACTTTTTAAGTTCGCCAAACCGTTTGGTGCCCGAAAGCAAATCACGTATGATCAACACTTTCCAACGGTCTCCAATAAGCTGAAGCGTCATTTCAACAGGACATGCCGGTATGTTTTTTATCATATTCTCCTCCAATGGTATCATTAGGGATACTATAGCACTTTAAAGTGCTTACTTTACAATCATTATGTATGGACCTATTATAAACTTGCAAGTAAAAAAGCGCAATAGATTTAAATGGAGGTCAATTTATCATGAGTGAAGTAGTGGAATTTTTAAATGCGAACCCGGTTCAGTATCTGGCGACAATAGGGCTTGACGGCAGGCCGAAGAACAGGCCTTTTATGTTTTGCCTTGAAAAAGAGGGCAAACTGTGGTTTTGCACCAATAATAAAAAGAGCGTCTATGCTCAGCTTCAAACAAATCCATATGTTGAGATAACGGTTTCTTCACCGGCTTATGCGTGGATTCGCCTCGAGGGCAAAGCGGTGTTTGAAAACGATATGGCGGTTAAAGAAGAATGCATGAACAATCCAATTGTTAAGGGACAGTATAAAACTGCATCTAACCCTCTGTTCGAGGTTTTTTATTTAAATGATGCAAAGGCTGTCATTGCCGATTTTTCCGGCAATCCAGCGAGAAAATATTCATTTTGATGTTTATGTTAAGTTCAGTTGACAAAATTCTAATTTTGCTTGGTAGAATTAATGCGGGATTTCGGGTATAGTATAACTTACAAGTTAACTTGAATAAAAGTTTGCAGGTGATGTTATGTCATTGGGTGAAAAGTTACTCGATCTCCGCAAAAAGGCAGGACTGTCGCAGGAAGAGGTCGCCGAAAGGCTTGGCGTGTCACGCCAGACGGTCAGCAAGTGGGAGACGGATCAGACCGTTCCAGAGCTCAACAAGGCAAAGCTTTTAAGCGAGCTCTACAGCGTAAGCTATGATTATCTTATCAGTGGAAGCGTTATCGGCGGTGACCTTACCAGTATCGAGGCGATCGTCGACGAGATAGACTGGACGGGAGCATGGAGCAAAAAATACCCCATTCTTGC
This genomic interval carries:
- a CDS encoding 4Fe-4S binding protein codes for the protein MKRQKIRKFLLLISFLLFPATFYYLSPYLILSGGFSGIISGSLIIFAVQFITSLIFGRAFCGWICPAGCLQDGCSEAVNKKVSKKVNWIKYLIWFPWLLAIVLGFVKAGGVKGVDFFYFTDHGISAAGVVGYINYFFVVGLIIIVSLLVGRRGMCHTLCWMAPFMILGTKIKNRLRIPSLRLKATPDKCSGCGLCTKNCPMSLDVKEMVQENDMRNDECILCGECADNCAKKAIRLTFKR
- a CDS encoding PadR family transcriptional regulator, which gives rise to MPQKNTTAYIILGLLAHEDSSGYDLKKKIDVMISQFWDVGYGQLYPTLKVLEKEGSIKGATVQSEKGPDRIVYSITDAGRQKLTQWMSLPLEKEYIRYEILLKLFFGSLSNPEDNIRRIEAFQKQHEVDYKMISMFKSNLERVFGENKDHLYYYLTVLFGEHIYKAYLDWASEALLFIQKNIINNERDADNETPENS
- a CDS encoding helix-turn-helix domain-containing protein, translated to MIKNIPACPVEMTLQLIGDRWKVLIIRDLLSGTKRFGELKKSIGSITQKVLTSNLRDMEENGLLTRKVYAEVPPKVEYTLTETGYSLKPVLDAMVAWGSAFKKNISQN
- a CDS encoding pyridoxamine 5'-phosphate oxidase family protein translates to MSEVVEFLNANPVQYLATIGLDGRPKNRPFMFCLEKEGKLWFCTNNKKSVYAQLQTNPYVEITVSSPAYAWIRLEGKAVFENDMAVKEECMNNPIVKGQYKTASNPLFEVFYLNDAKAVIADFSGNPARKYSF
- a CDS encoding helix-turn-helix transcriptional regulator translates to MSLGEKLLDLRKKAGLSQEEVAERLGVSRQTVSKWETDQTVPELNKAKLLSELYSVSYDYLISGSVIGGDLTSIEAIVDEIDWTGAWSKKYPILATYQGMEGIAAYRDRISKMYDDFGKEFGMSDTDIVLVLKDILYHKYKAAKGKE